A genomic region of Klebsiella sp. RIT-PI-d contains the following coding sequences:
- the purE gene encoding 5-(carboxyamino)imidazole ribonucleotide mutase produces the protein MSSRNNSTRIAIVMGSKSDWATMQFAAEILDILNVPYHVDVVSAHRTPDKLFSFAESAEENGYQVIIAGAGGAAHLPGMIAAKTLVPVLGVPVQSAALSGVDSLYSIVQMPRGIPVGTLAIGKAGAANAALLAAQILAQHDAALHQRLVEWRKAQTDDVLDNPDPRGGA, from the coding sequence ATGTCTTCCCGCAATAATTCGACCCGTATTGCCATCGTTATGGGTTCAAAAAGCGACTGGGCAACTATGCAGTTCGCCGCTGAAATCCTTGATATCCTGAATGTTCCCTACCATGTTGACGTCGTTTCTGCCCATCGCACCCCCGATAAGCTGTTCAGCTTTGCTGAAAGTGCCGAAGAGAACGGCTATCAGGTGATTATTGCCGGTGCCGGCGGCGCGGCGCATCTGCCGGGAATGATCGCGGCGAAAACGCTGGTGCCAGTGCTGGGTGTGCCGGTACAAAGCGCGGCCCTGAGCGGCGTTGACAGCCTTTACTCCATCGTTCAAATGCCACGCGGCATTCCGGTCGGCACGCTGGCGATTGGCAAAGCGGGTGCGGCAAATGCGGCCCTGCTGGCCGCACAAATTCTGGCTCAGCACGATGCAGCACTGCATCAGCGTCTGGTTGAATGGCGCAAAGCACAGACTGACGACGTGCTGGATAATCCCGATCCGCGAGGTGGTGCATGA
- the lpxH gene encoding UDP-2,3-diacylglucosamine diphosphatase gives MATLFIADLHLSSEEPAITAGFLRFLAGEARKADALYILGDLFEAWIGDDDPVVLHREIATAIKSLVDSGVPCYFIHGNRDFLLGKRFARESGMILLPEEKILHLYGRKVLILHGDTLCTDDAGYQAFRAKVHQPWLQKLFLTLPLFVRQRIAAKMRANSKAANRTKSLEIMDVNPEAVLSVMERHHVPWLIHGHTHRPAVHQLTVQGEPAFRVVLGAWHSEGSMVKVTPDNVELIHFPFTSPA, from the coding sequence GTGGCGACACTTTTTATCGCAGACCTGCATTTGTCCAGCGAAGAACCGGCGATCACCGCCGGTTTTCTGCGTTTTTTAGCCGGTGAAGCGCGTAAAGCCGATGCCCTGTATATTCTGGGCGATCTGTTTGAAGCGTGGATCGGCGATGACGATCCGGTCGTGCTGCATCGGGAAATCGCGACGGCTATCAAATCACTGGTCGATTCAGGCGTCCCCTGCTATTTCATTCACGGTAATCGTGACTTCCTGCTGGGGAAACGCTTCGCGCGTGAAAGCGGCATGATATTACTGCCGGAAGAAAAAATTCTTCATCTGTACGGCCGCAAGGTACTGATCCTGCACGGTGATACGCTGTGTACCGATGACGCCGGCTATCAGGCGTTTCGGGCAAAGGTGCACCAGCCGTGGCTGCAAAAGCTGTTCCTTACCCTTCCGCTCTTTGTTCGTCAACGCATCGCCGCCAAAATGCGCGCGAACAGTAAGGCGGCTAACCGCACTAAATCGCTGGAAATTATGGACGTTAATCCAGAGGCGGTCCTCAGCGTGATGGAACGTCATCATGTGCCGTGGCTTATTCACGGACACACGCACCGCCCTGCCGTTCATCAGTTGACCGTCCAGGGTGAACCGGCTTTTCGCGTGGTCCTGGGTGCCTGGCACAGCGAAGGCTCAATGGTAAAAGTCACCCCCGACAACGTCGAACTGATCCACTTTCCGTTCACCTCCCCGGCATAA
- the ppiB gene encoding peptidylprolyl isomerase B gives MVTFHTNHGDIVVKTFDDKAPETVKNFLDYCREGFYNNTIFHRVINGFMIQGGGFEPGMRQKETKDAIKNEANNGLKNTRGTLAMARTQAPHSATAQFFINVADNDFLNFSGENLQGWGYCVFAEVVEGMDVVEKIKGVSTGRSGMHQDVPKEDVIIESVDVSE, from the coding sequence ATGGTTACATTCCACACTAATCATGGCGATATCGTCGTCAAAACCTTTGATGATAAAGCGCCTGAAACAGTTAAAAACTTCCTGGACTATTGTCGCGAAGGTTTTTACAACAACACCATTTTCCACCGCGTCATCAATGGCTTTATGATTCAGGGCGGCGGTTTCGAACCTGGCATGCGCCAGAAAGAAACCAAAGACGCCATCAAAAACGAAGCCAATAACGGTCTGAAAAATACCCGTGGCACGCTGGCAATGGCGCGTACCCAGGCTCCACATTCCGCTACCGCACAGTTTTTCATTAACGTAGCAGACAACGACTTCCTGAACTTCTCCGGCGAGAATCTGCAGGGCTGGGGCTACTGCGTATTTGCCGAAGTCGTTGAAGGCATGGACGTCGTTGAAAAAATCAAAGGCGTTTCAACGGGCCGCAGCGGTATGCACCAGGACGTTCCGAAAGAAGACGTTATTATTGAAAGCGTCGACGTCAGCGAGTAA
- the cysS gene encoding cysteine--tRNA ligase produces the protein MLKIFNTLTRQKEEFKPIHAGEVGMYVCGITVYDLCHIGHGRTFVAFDVVARYLRFLGFKLKYVRNITDIDDKIIKRANENGENFVALVDRMVNEMHTDFDALNILRPDSEPRATQHIHEIIEIVERLVERGHAYVATNGDVMFSVETDADYGALSRQDLDQLQAGARVEVADVKRNPMDFVLWKMSKPGEPSWTSPWGEGRPGWHIECSAMNCKQLGSHFDIHGGGSDLMFPHHENEIAQSTCAHDGEYVNYWMHSGMVMVDREKMSKSLGNFFTVRDVLKYYDAETIRYFLMSGHYRSQLNYSEDNLKQARSALERLYIALRGTDLSVAPAGGEAYETRFIEAMNDDFNTPEAYSVLFDMARDINRLKTEDAQAASALAAHLRKLSAVLGLLEQDPEVFLQGGAQANDGEVAEIEALIQQRLDARKAKDWAAADAARDRLNEMNIVLEDSPQGTIWRRK, from the coding sequence ATGTTAAAAATTTTTAATACTCTGACGCGCCAAAAAGAGGAATTTAAACCTATTCATGCCGGGGAAGTCGGCATGTACGTGTGTGGTATTACGGTTTACGATCTGTGTCACATCGGCCATGGCCGTACATTTGTCGCCTTTGATGTCGTCGCACGCTACCTGCGTTTTTTAGGATTTAAGCTAAAGTACGTGCGTAACATTACCGATATCGACGACAAAATCATTAAACGTGCTAATGAAAACGGCGAGAATTTTGTGGCGCTGGTTGACCGGATGGTCAACGAAATGCATACCGATTTTGACGCGTTAAATATCCTGCGCCCGGACAGCGAACCGCGTGCGACGCAGCATATTCATGAAATTATTGAAATTGTTGAGCGACTGGTCGAGCGTGGCCATGCTTACGTCGCCACCAACGGCGATGTGATGTTCTCTGTAGAAACCGATGCGGATTACGGCGCTTTATCACGTCAGGATCTGGATCAGCTTCAGGCGGGCGCGCGCGTTGAAGTTGCGGACGTCAAACGTAACCCGATGGACTTCGTGCTGTGGAAAATGTCCAAGCCAGGCGAACCGAGCTGGACCTCGCCGTGGGGCGAAGGACGCCCTGGCTGGCACATTGAGTGTTCGGCAATGAACTGCAAGCAGCTGGGTTCGCATTTTGATATTCACGGTGGCGGTTCTGACTTAATGTTCCCGCATCATGAAAACGAAATTGCCCAGTCTACCTGTGCCCACGACGGAGAATACGTTAACTACTGGATGCATTCCGGCATGGTGATGGTTGATCGGGAAAAAATGTCCAAATCGCTGGGCAACTTCTTTACCGTGCGCGACGTGCTGAAATACTACGATGCCGAGACTATCCGTTACTTCCTGATGTCCGGCCACTATCGCAGCCAGCTTAACTACAGCGAAGACAACCTCAAGCAGGCACGCTCCGCGCTGGAACGTCTGTATATTGCCCTGCGCGGAACGGACCTCTCTGTTGCCCCGGCCGGCGGTGAAGCGTATGAAACCCGCTTTATTGAGGCGATGAATGACGACTTCAACACCCCGGAAGCGTACTCCGTCCTGTTTGATATGGCGCGCGACATTAACCGTCTGAAAACGGAAGATGCTCAGGCGGCCAGCGCGCTGGCCGCGCATTTACGCAAGCTTTCTGCCGTACTGGGCCTGCTGGAGCAGGATCCGGAAGTGTTCCTGCAGGGCGGTGCTCAGGCCAACGACGGCGAAGTGGCGGAGATTGAAGCCCTGATTCAGCAGCGCCTTGATGCGCGCAAAGCTAAAGACTGGGCCGCCGCCGATGCCGCACGCGATCGTCTTAATGAGATGAATATCGTGCTGGAAGACAGTCCGCAAGGGACCATCTGGCGTCGCAAGTAA
- the malI gene encoding Mal regulon transcriptional regulator MalI — MKKVSIIDVAREAGVSVSTVSLVLRQKGKISSATIEKVNVAITKLGYVHNVAAANLRANRSNLIGLILRDFSDSYSIKVMASIVQELEKNGYMVFLGQPLNEGEHLERCLLSFKQQGVAGVIYLSSDSASAKLPTQIQHCPLPLVVVSQSLIEEECNLVMRDNRQAALLATRYLIERGHRSIAYVGGKENDRIRQQRLSGFRSALTQSGMVYRDEASAACSEDTRAVSNATRHLLENNNTITALLCHSPDAIIGCINGIHQVGRTVGKDVFLTQQVALLGFEDMLHINLTSPSFTYVSSASEESGRQAATLIIRKINDPELLNQRVTLSGQLVVRESA; from the coding sequence TTGAAGAAGGTCAGTATTATTGATGTGGCACGAGAAGCGGGCGTCTCGGTTTCAACCGTTTCTCTGGTGCTACGTCAAAAAGGGAAGATTTCCAGCGCAACCATTGAAAAAGTGAATGTTGCCATTACTAAGCTGGGCTACGTGCATAACGTGGCGGCGGCTAACCTGCGTGCTAACCGCTCGAATCTGATCGGCCTTATCCTGCGCGATTTTAGCGATAGCTATTCGATTAAAGTGATGGCCAGCATCGTCCAGGAGCTTGAAAAAAACGGTTATATGGTCTTTCTCGGTCAGCCGCTGAACGAGGGCGAGCATCTGGAGCGCTGCCTGCTTTCGTTTAAACAGCAGGGGGTGGCGGGCGTTATCTATCTCTCCTCTGACTCTGCTTCAGCAAAACTCCCGACGCAAATTCAACATTGCCCGCTGCCGCTGGTGGTGGTCTCACAGTCGCTGATTGAAGAGGAGTGCAATCTGGTGATGCGTGACAATCGTCAGGCCGCCCTGCTGGCGACGCGCTATCTGATTGAACGCGGGCATCGCAGCATCGCGTATGTCGGCGGTAAGGAAAACGATCGTATTCGCCAGCAGCGGCTGTCAGGTTTTCGCAGCGCGCTAACGCAAAGCGGAATGGTTTATCGCGATGAAGCCAGCGCCGCCTGCAGTGAAGATACTCGTGCGGTGAGTAATGCGACACGTCACCTGCTGGAAAATAACAATACGATCACCGCCCTGCTCTGCCACTCTCCCGATGCCATTATTGGCTGCATCAACGGCATTCATCAGGTCGGACGAACCGTGGGGAAAGATGTGTTTCTCACCCAGCAGGTAGCACTGCTGGGTTTTGAGGACATGCTGCACATCAATCTGACCTCGCCGTCGTTCACCTACGTGTCGTCGGCAAGCGAAGAGTCCGGGCGTCAGGCAGCAACGCTTATTATCCGCAAAATCAACGATCCGGAATTACTCAATCAGCGGGTGACGCTGTCAGGACAATTAGTGGTGCGCGAGTCGGCGTGA
- a CDS encoding PTS transporter subunit EIIC: protein MSLISGFVKSLSKLSMIGRALMLPISLLPAAGLLLAFGDKFHLPLMMNAGGVIFDNLPMLFAIGSAVGLASESGIAALSAAVSVFVTNITIGTMLSITPEMASQGGKYAMVVGIPTLQMGVFGGLICGILAAWCYNKFHTMQLPEFLGFFSGKRFVAIATAFLSFIMGLLLPYIWQHIQAGIDALSVIVNGDNQAASTFIFGLVERALIPLGLHHIWYPSFWYSFGDYTTQAGQVIHGDQTIWFKMLEEGVKSFSSDTYQNAGKFMQGEFPLMLFALPAACLAMYQEAHTRNKKIAAGILFSAGLTCFLTGITEPVEFTFIFVAPVLYVFNAIMAGLSYMCMYLLHAHIAKSFSAGLIDYISFGILPSFNGYQTNFLNAIIVGVPMALIYYFTFRFVIRRFDVKTPGRAEVTADAGAKSDEELASEIIDLMGGAQNIHSVGACITRLRLEAAKGDKVDKDGLNGIGARGVVFVGDKGVQIIFGARAQFIAQTMSSMMGK, encoded by the coding sequence ATGAGTCTGATATCAGGGTTTGTTAAATCGCTTTCAAAGCTTTCAATGATTGGCCGCGCATTAATGCTGCCAATTTCACTCCTGCCAGCGGCAGGTTTACTTCTGGCGTTTGGTGACAAATTTCATCTGCCGCTAATGATGAACGCCGGGGGGGTTATTTTCGATAACCTGCCGATGCTGTTCGCTATCGGTTCCGCCGTCGGTCTGGCGTCTGAATCCGGTATTGCTGCGTTATCGGCTGCCGTCTCCGTTTTTGTCACTAATATCACTATCGGTACCATGCTGTCTATTACGCCAGAGATGGCGTCTCAGGGCGGAAAATATGCGATGGTGGTCGGCATTCCAACTTTGCAAATGGGCGTCTTTGGCGGCCTTATCTGCGGGATACTGGCGGCATGGTGCTATAACAAATTTCATACCATGCAGTTGCCCGAATTTCTCGGCTTCTTCTCCGGGAAACGTTTTGTGGCGATTGCCACGGCGTTTCTGTCATTCATCATGGGCCTGCTGCTTCCATATATCTGGCAGCATATTCAGGCGGGCATTGACGCGCTATCGGTTATTGTTAACGGTGATAATCAGGCCGCATCCACCTTTATTTTTGGCCTGGTTGAACGGGCGCTGATCCCGCTGGGCCTGCACCATATCTGGTATCCCTCATTCTGGTACTCGTTCGGCGATTACACGACACAGGCCGGCCAGGTTATTCATGGCGATCAGACTATCTGGTTTAAAATGCTGGAAGAGGGGGTCAAATCCTTTAGCAGCGATACGTATCAGAACGCCGGTAAATTTATGCAGGGCGAGTTCCCGCTGATGCTGTTTGCCCTGCCCGCCGCCTGTCTGGCGATGTATCAGGAAGCGCATACCCGGAATAAAAAAATCGCCGCCGGTATCCTGTTCTCAGCGGGCCTGACCTGCTTTTTAACCGGGATCACCGAGCCGGTAGAGTTTACCTTTATCTTTGTCGCCCCGGTGCTGTACGTATTTAACGCCATCATGGCCGGCCTTTCCTATATGTGTATGTATTTACTTCATGCACATATCGCAAAATCGTTTTCAGCCGGGCTTATCGACTACATCTCATTTGGTATACTGCCGTCGTTTAATGGTTATCAGACCAACTTCCTCAATGCCATTATCGTTGGGGTGCCAATGGCGCTGATCTATTACTTTACCTTCCGCTTTGTGATCCGTCGCTTTGATGTTAAAACGCCGGGACGCGCGGAAGTGACTGCCGATGCCGGTGCAAAGTCAGATGAGGAGCTGGCATCTGAGATTATCGATTTGATGGGTGGCGCGCAGAATATACATTCTGTCGGAGCCTGTATTACCCGCCTGCGTCTGGAAGCGGCTAAAGGCGATAAGGTCGATAAAGACGGCCTGAACGGTATCGGTGCGCGCGGCGTGGTCTTTGTCGGTGATAAGGGCGTACAGATTATTTTCGGTGCGCGGGCGCAGTTTATCGCACAAACGATGTCGTCGATGATGGGTAAATAG
- the ybcJ gene encoding ribosome-associated protein YbcJ produces MATFSLGKHPHVELCDLLKLEGWSESGAQAKILIADGQVTVDGAVETRKRCKIVAGQTVAFDGQQVTVTA; encoded by the coding sequence ATGGCTACCTTTTCATTAGGAAAACACCCGCACGTTGAACTGTGCGATCTGCTGAAGCTGGAAGGCTGGAGCGAAAGCGGCGCGCAGGCGAAAATCCTGATCGCTGATGGTCAGGTCACGGTCGATGGCGCAGTCGAAACGCGTAAGCGCTGCAAAATAGTCGCCGGTCAGACCGTGGCATTTGACGGTCAACAGGTGACCGTTACTGCCTGA
- the folD gene encoding bifunctional methylenetetrahydrofolate dehydrogenase/methenyltetrahydrofolate cyclohydrolase FolD — MAAKIIDGKTIAQQVRSEVAEKVKARIAAGFRAPGLAVVLVGSNPASQIYVASKRKACEEVGFISRSWDLPATTSEAELLTLIDELNADTTIDGILVQLPLPAGIDNVKVLERINPDKDVDGFHPYNVGRLCQRAPRLRPCTPRGIVTLLERYNIDTYGLNAVVVGASNIVGRPMSMELLLAGCTTTVTHRFTRNLRHHVENADLLIVAVGKPGFIPGEWIKKGAIVIDVGINRLENGKVVGDVVFADAAERASFITPVPGGVGPMTVATLIENTLQACEQYHDVEIA, encoded by the coding sequence ATGGCAGCAAAGATTATTGATGGTAAAACGATTGCGCAGCAGGTGCGCTCTGAGGTTGCGGAAAAAGTAAAAGCGCGCATTGCAGCGGGTTTTCGCGCGCCGGGGCTGGCAGTAGTGCTGGTGGGTAGCAACCCGGCGTCACAAATTTACGTCGCCAGCAAACGCAAGGCCTGTGAGGAAGTGGGATTTATCTCGCGCTCCTGGGACCTCCCCGCAACCACCAGCGAAGCAGAATTACTGACGCTTATCGACGAGCTTAATGCTGATACGACAATTGACGGTATTCTGGTGCAGTTACCGTTGCCTGCCGGTATCGACAACGTGAAGGTGCTTGAGCGCATTAACCCGGATAAGGACGTAGACGGTTTTCATCCTTATAACGTCGGCCGTCTGTGCCAGCGTGCGCCACGCCTGCGTCCCTGTACGCCGCGCGGTATTGTAACCCTGCTTGAGCGTTATAATATTGATACCTATGGGCTGAATGCCGTCGTTGTTGGCGCATCCAACATTGTGGGCCGCCCAATGAGTATGGAGCTGCTGCTGGCCGGCTGCACCACTACCGTTACGCATCGCTTTACCCGAAACCTGCGTCATCATGTCGAAAATGCCGACCTGCTGATTGTTGCTGTCGGCAAACCGGGCTTTATTCCCGGAGAGTGGATCAAAAAAGGCGCTATCGTGATTGATGTCGGGATTAACCGTCTGGAAAACGGCAAAGTCGTGGGTGACGTGGTATTTGCCGATGCCGCTGAACGCGCGTCATTCATTACCCCGGTTCCGGGCGGCGTTGGTCCGATGACCGTTGCTACACTCATTGAAAACACGCTCCAGGCGTGTGAACAGTATCACGACGTGGAGATCGCGTAA